CGGCCCATGGCCGAGCATCTGCTCAAGGCGGGTTATCGCCTGACCGTCTTCAACCGCACCGCCAGTAAAACCAAAACGCTGGTTGACCAGGGCGCGGAGGCCGCCGGATCGCCGGCGGAGTTGGCCGCCGCCTGCGAGGTGATCATCACGATGGTGTCGGATACTCCTGATGTTGAAGAAGTGTTGTTCGGCCAGGCCGGGGTGAGCGAGGGGCTGGCGGTGGGCAAGATCGTCATCGACATGAGCACGATTTCGCCCGCCGCAACGGAGAAATTTGCTGAACGCCTGCGCGCCATAAGCTGCGAGATGCTCGATGCGCCGGTGAGTGGGGGCGAGCCGGGCGCCAGAGCCGCCACGTTGACGATCATGGCCGGCGGCAAGCGGGAGGTTTTTGAGAAGTGTCAGCCGATTTTTGCTGCGCTGGGGAAGAATATTGTCTATTGCGGCAAGAACGGCAATGGCCAGCGCACGAAGCTGGTGAATCAAGTCATCTGCGCATTGAATATTCTCGCGATGACAGAGGGATTACGCCTGGCCAAGCTCTCCAAGCTCGATTTGCAT
The DNA window shown above is from bacterium and carries:
- a CDS encoding NAD(P)-dependent oxidoreductase, whose translation is MQIGFIGLGIMGRPMAEHLLKAGYRLTVFNRTASKTKTLVDQGAEAAGSPAELAAACEVIITMVSDTPDVEEVLFGQAGVSEGLAVGKIVIDMSTISPAATEKFAERLRAISCEMLDAPVSGGEPGARAATLTIMAGGKREVFEKCQPIFAALGKNIVYCGKNGNGQRTKLVNQVICALNILAMTEGLRLAKLSKLDLHATLQAVSGGAAGSWMLTNLAPRILKNDFAPGFTMRLQSKDLRLATELMQSLGKEFPGTALTHQLFQQAVEKGLGEQGTQGLINLFVGS